TGCAACTGCATTTTATTTGCAGTCTGGCTTGTGAGAGAAcaactgaagcttgtgtatttctCCATTCTGATAGTGAGGTGTTACTGCCAAAATTAGTCCACATTTGTCAAGTGGTTGCTTATTCTTGAATGaataagatagaaaaatatacatttttaataattaatgaaAACTTAAATTTTACATCTGAAGGATTTTTCGCTCATgattaaaacaaataacaaaacccAGACCATAGATTTTAATATTATGTTCAATTACTATtcaacaggtttttttttgttttttaaattaacattgcCTTGTTTAGATATGCTGATATATTAACTgccttcttttttcctctatgTCAACATTTCTTTATATGAGTTTAGTTTTTAGATGTTTCTCAAGATTCTTTTGTAAGATCGCAGCCAATTTAAATCACTATTACCATAGAAATGAGAATTGTCTTACTGAGAAAATTCCATCAACATCATTTATATACTGAAATCAAAATGTTGGAAACAAGGGGatgcttttggtttttgtgttcTTAAGAGTTTTCTAATGGCAAAAaaatgtccttccttccttccaaatgTTGTTATAAATGGgaagaattgtgtgtgtgtgtgtgtgtgtgtaagcttAGAGATTAAGAATAGCAAATGCTGACCTGAATCCTGGGTGTGATCTATTTTAACACATAGATTGTGTTGAACAGCCGTGAATCCATAGCaggtagaaatttttaaaacttttttaatatGTGATTATTTATGTTGAATAACAAGCATACCAGGTTATCAAGGTTGGGAAGTTTTTGGTTAATTCAAACCTTTTATCTGTTGATATTTACCAGTCTTTCAAAGATGACCAATTTTCAAAGCAGTTAGAATatactataaaatgttttaataattcaGCAATGTCTTAAAATCTTTGAATACCTTAGGTTATAATTGTGATTAGCTTTGTTACATTGATGGAGTCTGAGAGTTTTGATTCGTAGAAATTTATGGTTAACATTGATTTTGCATCTCTGCAGCATTTGTTGCCATATTCTCTTTCTCACATCTCACTTTgcttgtatgtattttttcttctctaaaatttttatttgccagAGTTTTGTCTGTTAgctttaaatacaaatataattttatattgtatatggGAAAATTAGATGCAGATGGCTTGAAAACTTCTGTATGTTGTCTCTGAAAATGGAGAGGATGAGAACCCACTCTTGGTTATATCTGGAGTTCAGGACAAAGCACAGATCTGGTCACAGGGGATCTTGCTTCCTGCTGTGTGGAAGCCACCAAGTGCAGGGACTGGTAATGGATTCCACAGAACAGCACAGAGATGCTAAGGAGGGAAGCCTGCCTTAAGGGGCTTACCCGTTATTGTCACCCATAAGGTTGACAACAGGCAATTCTTGTCTGTGATTATGCATTTTGGTTGCTGCTGGAGCTTTTCCGTTTTGGAtaatttcacagatattttcttttttttttttttttttttttttttttttttttccctcaaaaactGTTTATTACACAGATGAATTTTGATAGTCATGATGGGCTTATCGGTAGGATTTCTGGTAGCGAGCACGGGCACCAGGGCCTCCGAACTTTTTGGACTCGCAGCGACGGGGATCAGCTACCAGCAGGGTCCGGTCATACTGGATGAGGATGTCTTTGATCTCCTTCTTGGAAGCCTCATCCACATATTTCTGGTAATAGGCCACCAGGGCTTTGGAGATGGACTGACGGATAGCATAAATCTGGGCTACGTGACCACCACCCTTCACACGGACACGGATGTCCACACCAGCAAATCGCTCCTTGCCGAGAAGCAGAACTGGCTCCAGCAGCTTGTATTGCAGCGTGCGCGGCTCAATCATCTCCAGGGGCCGCCCATTCACCTTGATGAGACCATTGCCGCGTTTGCAGTGCGCCACAGCTGTGGCTGTCTTCTTGCGTCCGAAGACCTGCACCGACTGCAGCGGGCCCTTAGACGGCATTGATGCGAGCGTGGAAGAGAGAACCTAACCGCGCGGCGCTCCAACCGGAAAAGCCACAGATATTTTCAAGAGTTAAGAAGATAACATTTCTGTCATTTCGATGGATTGTACCAGCTGCTTCATCTGTGTTTCccattgtataaatatttatacaaagtCAAAATGTAAATGAAGTAATGCAGTGATTGCACAGATGTAGTTcatctagagcagtggttctcaagcagcatcagcattacctggggtttggttagaaatgcaaatctttGGCCCAAATGGATTACTGAATCAGATTCTGGGCATGGGGTCCAGGAATCTCTGTTCACCAGTACTGTAGATGATTTTGATGCTGCCAAATGTGGAGAACCACTGGTTTTCTGTCTCTACAACCCTTTTGAATGGActctttaataaataattttcactCACAGACGCTGGCAGTTGGTTTATACTACTTTTTCTAAAGTCTTTTATGCAGCGTTTTAGAAAAGCCTTTGATTTTGAAAAGATTCCTGTAGTGATCTAAActtcttccattttttcccctcaaattgTTAATAAGGAAGTCAATTCCATAGTTAACATTCAGGAACATGTCAGATATGgcttaaaaattctagaaattggGCTTTTGTCTAAATATCCATAACACAAAGCTTCTAGACTGAAGTTCTTTTTGGtcttaccaagaaaaaaaaaaaaaaaagaaaagaaaaaccaacactCTTGCTATTTCATGCGGCATTTTAACATACTGTTTCTGTAAAAAGCATCTTTGTCAACACATCACTGAATAGCATTTTCAAATGGCGTTGAACCATTCCTTCGAACTGTGACTCATCCGTGTAGGTATTTATCGATCTCCTACAGGAAGCAGCAGTCTTGGTGCTACCTGTACTCATTGCAGAGGCCACCACACCCTACCCTTAACCTCCTAGCCTGAGCCTATGAATTTGAACAAGGGTAATAATTTATGATTAAGTACATTTCTCACTGATCCATTTATCTTAAGCTTTCTGTTTCTTAACATTCTTCAATCAATTAATTGGCcaggaaaatgaatataaaaataccttcaggattttgttaataattaaatcttattttcttgAAATGCCATTGTCTAACTCAAAAGGTCTTAAATTCCTTAATGCTAATCTGATATTCATATAATTTTACTAAAAACAAGATAGGCTTTGGGAGCACTGTTTCCTGCTCCAatcagaagtaaataaaaataggttCTTAGCATTTAAGAACTGGaggtgggccgggtgcggtggctcaagcctgtaatcccagcactttgggaggccgagacgggcggatcatgaggtcaggagatcgagaccatcctggctaacacggtgaaaccccgtctctactaaaaagtacaaaaaactagccgggcgtggtggcgggcgcctgtagtcccagctactggggaggctgaggcaggagaatggcgtgaacccgggaggcggagcttgcagtgagctgagatccggccactgcactccagcctgggcgacagagcaagaccccgtctcaaaaaaaaaaaaaaaaaagaactggaggtggggccaggcgcggtggctcacgcctgtaatcccagcactttgggaggtcgaggcaggcggatcacaaggtcaggagtttgagaccagcctgaccaatatggtgaaaccccgtctctactaaaaatacaaaaagtagtcaggcgtggtggtacgcacctgtaatcccagctactcaggagtctgaggcaggagaattgcttgaaccctggagacggaggttgcagcgagccaagatcgcgccattgtactccagcctgggccatagagcaagactccgacccaaaaaaaaaaaaaggactggagGTGACCTTCCTATCCATGTCAGCCAGCTCCCTCCTCCTGCCGATGGGAAATCAGAGGCCTCCAGGGTGCATGGTGAGAGCTGAGTGGTGTGCTGAGACCCGCCTGCCTGAGCTGGCCCGGCAGTCAGACCCTGGTCTACTGAACTGCCTTGCCCCTCCCATAAAAGCTAAGGTACTGTGGAGCGTTCTGTCTTAACTATTTCTGGCAAGCCTCATGCACAGCTTGTTCCTgcagtgttcattttgctaatACTCTAGATAGTGGTCATTTCCTTCAGGTAATTGATAGGAATTTGAAAAGTGTTCCAGAATACTAGAATAGTGTTTCCTGCAGCATGGTTTTAGGAAACAGCACTTCCAGTAGCTGTTCCTAAGGACCTAATTTTGTGACCAGCTCAGTAGTTGCCATCAGTTCTTTGTTATGTAAAAGTTATTTATTCTGACTGTCTGCAGAAAAACTGCCATTATTCCAAACTACCGTGTTTTAGGTAAGGATCACCTTTTCTTAGTTGAATGTAAAAGATATATAAGTATAGTACTTGATTAATGTGTGTAAGGGGTGTGCGTGTGTCTCTGTTGGAGCAAGGGTGAAGAAAAGCTCTGTAAAGTCATTTCACTTCCTTTGAAAACGTGCGTTAACTTTAGCATGCACAGAAC
This is a stretch of genomic DNA from Rhinopithecus roxellana isolate Shanxi Qingling chromosome 4, ASM756505v1, whole genome shotgun sequence. It encodes these proteins:
- the LOC115896972 gene encoding 40S ribosomal protein S16; the protein is MPSKGPLQSVQVFGRKKTATAVAHCKRGNGLIKVNGRPLEMIEPRTLQYKLLEPVLLLGKERFAGVDIRVRVKGGGHVAQIYAIRQSISKALVAYYQKYVDEASKKEIKDILIQYDRTLLVADPRRCESKKFGGPGARARYQKSYR